The DNA region CGCCAAGAAAGTTTTGGAGACGGATTTGTTGGGTTTTATTCCCCTCAGCAACGACATCGATGAAGCCAATCATCATCTCCTCAAAGGTCTGCTCACCCCATGTGACCGTCTTCGTCGGATCAGGGTTAAAGGGGTTCTTGGACGAGTTGTCGTACCAGGCCTCGATAAGAATCTTGCTTCCCGCAGGGACTTTCTTGGGCTCTTTGAGCAAGTAGCGCGTCTGCCAGTTAAAGTCGTACTTCGGTACAGAGAGTAGAGTCTCTTGCTTGCCATCGGGGTAGGTCGCGCTCATGCGAAACGCCTTGCCGCGTACATGCATGTGTGGCGTGTAGGCATAGATCGTGGCGTTAACGGGAACCGTCAAGCTTCGTGACGACTTGTAGCTCTCCGCGCCGGGGGGAATGCGCAGGTTCAGCCCAAGAATCCCGATTGTGTCGGCGATCTCTTTGGGAGGCTCTTTTGCAAAGATAAAACCGAGCTCAGAAAGGTCGGTCTGCTCGACTCCAGTAGGGGTGTAGTGGACCTGAAACATCAGGTCTGCTCCCTTGGGCACACGCTTGGCGACCCCTGCGGGGAAGACCATCGGGCTCTCACCAGGGGCATACTCCGCCACAAAACCGTCTAGTCCATTGGGCTGACTCAAGCCGCCCTTCTTATCGTCGATGAAGACTAAGATATGGTGCACGGCGCTTCGTGCGCCGGGCTTGACCTCAGCGGCCTGAATCCACTTGTCTTCGGTGAAGTTGGTGGGGACACGGAACCACTGATAGGGCAACACTCCCGTTGCAGCGATCTTGTAGGGCTTGTCCATCTTCAGTACCACATCCGGCTTGCCGATATTCCAGCCCTCCACAAAGCTTTTAGGAGCGGGGAGTTTCTTGGAATCCCCCTCAGGCATGCCCTGCTTGACCCAGGCAAGCACTGTCGCTTTCTCTTTGGCGGTCAGGCTACGGTCGTTGGCGAAGTCGCCGTGGCGTGGGTCGGCGTGCCAAGGGGGCATACGGTTATTACTGATGGTCTCGGAGATCATCGCGCTCCAGCGCTTGGCGTGGGCGTAGGTCTGGAGCGGGAAGGGCCCTACCTGACTAGGGCGATGGCAGCTCTCACACTTGTCTTGAAGGATCGGTGCGACATGCTCGGTAAAGCTGACACTTCCCACAGCGGGTAGCGGCGGCTCCGGCGCGACAGGCGGCGTCGCTTGTGGAGTCTGGGCAAAGGCGGTGAGCACAAGCAACGATGAGGTACTCAAGGCAAGGGGAAGAGATTTCATGACATTCTGACTTTCTCGATGGCTGTGATAGATCGTACCTGATACAGACGACTGAGAGGATTCAAATCCGCGAAAATGCGACGCGTAGGTAGGCAGGGGAAGCTGTCACCGGCTATACTAAGGCTATGCTCACAGACGACCAAGTGGAGTTTTACCGCGAGCGAGGCTATGTCCTTGTCAAGGGGCTCTTCAACAAAGACGAGATGGCGCGGCACCGGCAGGCGCTGCACGACCTGGCACACCGGCTCTATGTCGAGACCAACCGCGGCTCGGACGCTACCTGGGGCGCGGCGCGCGACTACGTGGAGGGGGGCAAGACCTCGTCGCTCCAGCACTGCCACGATGTCCAGTTCTACGATGCGGGGCTCGCCCGGCTGATCGTGGACGAGCGCCTCACCGGGATTGCGGCGCAGATTATCGGTCCCAATGTCCAGCTCCACCACACCAAGATGTTCATCAAGCCCTCGGAGAAGGGGAGCCCGTTCCCGATGCACCAGGACGCGCCGTTCTTCCCACACGAGAACCACTCGATGATCGCCGCGATCGTCCACTTCGACGATGCGCCGCTGGAGAAGGGGTGTGTTCGCGTCGTGCCAGGGAGCCACAAGCTCGGCCTGCTACCCCATGACTCATCGGGCGGGTGGCATGTCGATCCCGAGCTCTACAAGGTCGAGGACGCCACCCCATGCCCGGCGGAGGCAGGCGATGTGCTCTTCTTCTCGTACCTGACGATCCACGGAAGCGGGATCAACTCCAGCCCCGAGGCCCGCACGACCCTCCTCATCCAGATGCGCGACCCGCTCGATCCCCCGAGCATCCGCACCCACGAGAGCCGCGGTCAGGGAATGATGTTGGCCGGCGTTGACCCGTCGTGCTGTACCACCAAGCCGATCTCCGACGACCACAGCGACAACCCGGTGCACAAGGTCAATGGCACGGCGGGCAGCTGCGGTGAGGTGACCATGGGCGGTGAGGTCAAGATGGGCGGTGGCATGGCTCCTCCCACTATGGGGGGATAGGGCCTGAAAGTCCCTGGCTAG from Armatimonas rosea includes:
- a CDS encoding alkyl hydroperoxide reductase; translation: MKSLPLALSTSSLLVLTAFAQTPQATPPVAPEPPLPAVGSVSFTEHVAPILQDKCESCHRPSQVGPFPLQTYAHAKRWSAMISETISNNRMPPWHADPRHGDFANDRSLTAKEKATVLAWVKQGMPEGDSKKLPAPKSFVEGWNIGKPDVVLKMDKPYKIAATGVLPYQWFRVPTNFTEDKWIQAAEVKPGARSAVHHILVFIDDKKGGLSQPNGLDGFVAEYAPGESPMVFPAGVAKRVPKGADLMFQVHYTPTGVEQTDLSELGFIFAKEPPKEIADTIGILGLNLRIPPGAESYKSSRSLTVPVNATIYAYTPHMHVRGKAFRMSATYPDGKQETLLSVPKYDFNWQTRYLLKEPKKVPAGSKILIEAWYDNSSKNPFNPDPTKTVTWGEQTFEEMMIGFIDVVAEGNKTQQIRLQNFLGGLAQRRSTSAGRIPG
- a CDS encoding phytanoyl-CoA dioxygenase family protein is translated as MLTDDQVEFYRERGYVLVKGLFNKDEMARHRQALHDLAHRLYVETNRGSDATWGAARDYVEGGKTSSLQHCHDVQFYDAGLARLIVDERLTGIAAQIIGPNVQLHHTKMFIKPSEKGSPFPMHQDAPFFPHENHSMIAAIVHFDDAPLEKGCVRVVPGSHKLGLLPHDSSGGWHVDPELYKVEDATPCPAEAGDVLFFSYLTIHGSGINSSPEARTTLLIQMRDPLDPPSIRTHESRGQGMMLAGVDPSCCTTKPISDDHSDNPVHKVNGTAGSCGEVTMGGEVKMGGGMAPPTMGG